The genomic segment ACAGCCACGGGCTAAATCCTGTGTAAATGCGCTTTTTTATAGCATCCGTTGATGCTGTAGGGGAGCGCATTTGTGCATGAACGGCGTTTGAAAATTTATTATAAAAAAAGATGGACAAGAAATGTATCCTTTGCTATTATGTGGTTAATCAAGAAACAAACCAATAACATATGAGCAATATTTAGCGAAGAACGCTAGTAGTTAAGCCTTTTACAGGCTGCTGCTGCGTTCTTTTTTTGTTGTCTGCTAATGGCTCGGAAGGGGGAAGGAATGAATAGAAGAAGGAATATTTGGATCAGTGTGCTGGCTGCGCTGTTGTCGGGTGCGCTTGTATACGGCCTGTTCCAGATTCAGCAGCTGCAATTGCAGCGTCAAGAAATGGTTGCTGTCGTCGTGCCCAAGCGTTTTATTATGGCTGGCGCAACTTTGCTGGCAGAGGATCTCGCTTACCGGTATGTACCGAAAGCCGCTTACGACAATGGGATGCTGCTGGATGCTGCCACTGCTGCGGGAATGGAGACGATTGTACCGCTCGGCAAGCAGGAACCGATTCTCGGTTGGAAAATCGACCGCTTTCACCTGCTGCCGGGCAGCGGCGAGTCGACCTTCCAAATTCCGCGCGATTATGTACGCTCCATCTCTAACGGCATTCGCGCAGGGGATAAGGTGGTGCTGTATTTATCCGGTGAAGGAGAAAGTGCCGGGCGCCTGTTTGATCAGGCAATTACAGTAGCGTCGGTCAAATCCTCAGGCAATGTTGAAATTGATAATATGGACGATCCGAATCTGCTCTCCTTAGCGGACGGGGATAAGGAAAAGATGTACGCCTCCCGGCGTGAGGCCAATGGCATGATCGATTACATAAACCTCAATCTGACCGAGAGGCAGTGGCTTGCAGTTGATGGCTATTGCAAGGATGGAAGCCAAAAGCTTGTCATTGCTTTCAGTCCGGAATCGCTCAATGTTGTAGATGAAATGAAGGAGGAGCAGCCTTGATGGAGCAGCGAATACCGCTCATTGCCTTTGTGGGAACGACGCCTAATATTGGGACGACGACAGCGGCTTTTGCGGCTGCATACCGAATGGCCGAAGCCAGCGGCCTGCATGTCGGCTATTTATGCCTGCATCTTAAGAGCGCGAAGCTCCATCGCTACCTCGGCATCAAGGAGCCGCAAAGCACGCTCGACAAGCTGCGGCCTGAGCTGCAATCAGGCTCGCTGACACCGGGAAGATTGAAGAGTGCTATGCATGTGGTTGAAGGAAGAGAGAATTTGCGAGTGCTGTTCGGCAATGTTGTGCGTGATCAGGCCGAATTTTTTACGCCTGAAGAGGCCGAGCATTTGATCCATATTGCAGGGCAAACCTTTGAGGTGCTTTTTATGGATGTCAGCGCTTATTGGGATAATGCAGCTACCGTTTGTGCATTGCGGCTGGCGAGTACGCGAATTGTAGTCACGACCGGTGCGCTTTCCCATTTTCAGGAGGATGGAAGACGCTGGATCACACAAATTTCTCCGTTATTCGGCCTGACAGCTGATCAATACAATACCGTTATTATAGAGCCCCCATGGGGCAGAGGAGGCTATCGAATGAAAGATATTTGCAAGGAAATGGGTACGGTGAAGCTAGGTGAAATGCAAATGACGAAGGATACATTTATCCATATGGACAGCGGCAAGCTTGGTCAATGGCTGGGGGAAGATCAGTTGGGCAGGACTGCAATGAAAAAACCATCGCAGCAGTTAATGCAGCGATATGGCATTCGGACTATAGCTCCTGCTTTTAAGCTGCAGCCTTGGTATCGCAAGCTGCTCTCGCATCGCAATGAGGCCCGCTCTTGAAGGCGGGGGACAGCCGGTTTTCTCCTTTTGATTATTCAGCCCAGTTGAGAGTGGGGGCGACTGGAAGCAAGGAAGGAGAGGGCGAAGACGCGCACCTGCCAGATTCGTCACATGAAGCGGATTTTGACAGGCTCGCTGATGAGATGAAAGCTTTTTTGGCAGCGCCGCGTGGGCTGAATGATGAGGAGCGAAGGCAGTATAATGAGACGCTGAATCGTGCTGTTCTTGGGTTTATGCCAGAGCGGGAACAGATTTATGCAGTTATTAATGATCGGCTGCGGCGACTGCGCATTCATAATCAAGATGGTGATCATCATCCCTATCAAACGCTTGCTGAGGCCTTGTTCGCTGAGGTTATTGGGCTGAATGTGCTTGAACTCATTTTGCAGCATAAGGATGGGCTGGAGGAGGTGCAGGTCGTAGGCACGCAAATTTATGAGGTTCGCAGTGGCGAGGCTGTTATGTCGAAGCATCAATTTGCAAGCGTTCGCGATGTTGAGCGTATTCAGAGCAACTTGGTGCTGTATAACAATGATCGGTTTACCCCGCGAAAGCGCTGGGCGGAGGTCATGCTGAGCGACGGCTCGCGCGTCACGATGACGGGATTCGGTTTCACCTCGAAGCCGACGCTGACAATTCGCTTTTTTACAGTTAAAAGCTTTGGCCTGCCTGTACTTTGCGAGCCGGAATACGCAACGATAAGTCATGCGATGCTTGCCATGCTGCAAGCTGTGCTGCATGCGAGATTCAATCTTATTATTATTGGGCCGACGAATTCCGGCAAAACCCATTTCATGAAGGCGCTAATTGCAAGCCTGCCTGATGAGGAGCGGATCATTACCATTGAAGGGCGCTTCGAAATGATGCTCGGAAGAGACTTTCCAGCGAAAAATATCGTCGAATATGAAGCCGACGAGGACGACCCCCAGCACCAGGCCAGCCGGGCGTTTAAATTGGCCCTTAGGCAATCTCCTCAGCGCATCGTGCATGCGGAGATTCGGGACAGCGATGCGAACATTTATGTGAGAGCCTGCACGAGAGGACATTCCGGCAGCATGACAACCGTGCATGCGAATGCGCTGGAGGATGTGCCGGAGACGATCACCGATATGTGCATGCTGGATGGGCGCGGCATGAATCCGGAACGACTGACCAAACGGATAGCCGAATATGTGGTGGAGATTGGAATTGAAATGCGCAACATTAGAGGGCGGCGCGTCGTATCGCGCCTTGCTGAAATAGGCTGGGCGGACAACGAGGTGAAAGTGCGGGATTGGGCCGTTTATGATGAAGCGCTGGAGCAGTGGCAATATCCGCAGAGGCCTTCGCAGCGAGCTATGAAGAAGCTGGCGAGGGGAGGTTTGTTTTTTGACTAGGCTGTATGTAATTGGAGGCGGTGTACTGCTATTTTTGTTCCTGTTTATTATGGTTGCTGTTTTGCTTATCTTGTGGATGGAGAGGCATGAGCGGTTAGCTAGACTAGCCTATCGGCAGCGAGGGCGCTTCCGCCACCTTCTGGAGCAGCGACTGCAGCGGATGGACAAGCTCTATCGTCCGCTTGCCGATTTATTAGAGGCGCTCCAGATCAAGCTGCAGCCATTGGCATTTTTATGCTTGTCGGGCCTGCTGCTGCTGATTGGGCTGGCCGCTGGCGGATTGTTTTTTCAGACGATAAAAGGCACCTTGTTGTTCGGGTTTGTACTGGGCTGCTTGCCATATACAGTGCTGCGAGCGCTGCTCGTCCAGCGTCAAATGCAGACACAGGTCGAATTTTTGCCCGCCATTGAGCTGTTTTATCAGTGTTATTTGGTGAACGGCGGGGTGCAGGTGAGGGCAGCGCTGCAGCGAACGGTTGATGAAAGGAGGCTGCTCGGCCCGATGAAAGCCGTTTTTGAGCAACTATATCGCAATTTGTCTGTCCGTGGTGATGATGAAGCGAGTTTGCGGATTTTTGTTGCATCGCTTGGGCATACGTGGGCGGATTACTTCGCTAATATTTTGCGCGTTGCTCTTGCCGAAGGCGTGCCGATGGCAGATGGCCTCAAAGATTTGCTGACGGATATGCGCAATGCGCGGCGGGCGAATGAACAGGAACGGAATCGGCTGCTGGAAATCCGCATTGCCAATTTTACGCCGGTGCTGTTTTTGGCTTTATTTATTGGCATCAATATGCATTATAACGAGCAGAATGCCTACTATTATTACGTTCTGGACGCGAAGGGCAGAGATATGCTTTTAAATGCGCTGCTGCTCATATTTGGCTCCTTTTTAATGGGACTATGGCTATCTCGAAAAAAAATGTAAGCTGCTGTGCATTACGTATATGCAGGCAGGAAAGGAGGCGAGGCTGCGATGCATCATTGGGTCGAAATCGGCGTGCGTACTGGAGCAATTGCGGCCCAGTTTGTATTCGGATTTATTGCAGTGGCCGCTATGCTCAGGCTGCTGCCGCAGAAGAAGCCGCGCTGGCTGCATCTCACCGGAATCAAATGGCGGTCAAGAAAAATACCGGATGGATGGCTTAGCAAGCTTAAGCTCTCAAGGGAACAACAATCCTATGTCGACCGGGAAATGCTGCTCGCCGGATGCGGAGTGGAAGTAGACCCCGGTTGGTACGTAGCTGCTCGCAAATTGCTGCTTATTGTATGGCTAATAAGCATTTCTATCTGTTTAACTGTAAGTGCGGGTCAGGGCCAGGACAGCATAATGGCCTATTTAACCGCATTGCTCGTTTTTTGCTGGATTTTGCTGCTTTGGGATTTGCCATGGCTGCGGCTGCTGCGCAAGCTTCGATCGGAACGCATGACTAAGGAAATTTATGTAATGAGCAATCAATTGCTTTATTTGGCTGATTCGTCGCTGCATATTCATACGAAGATGACCCGCTGCATCCCGTATACAAGAACGCTTCGCAGCGATTTGGAGCGATTGCTGGCGGAATGGTATCACGATGCCGAACAGGCATTGCGCCAATTCAAGCTCAGAATGGGAACGGATGACGGGATGAGCTTTGTAGAGACCATTGATTCGCTTCGCATCGATGACAGCGAGGAGTATTATATGCTTTTGCGTGACCGCATTCAGGAGTATAAGGAGAAGCTGGAGCTTGCCAAAGACAGCCGCAAGGAGACAGCGTCGTATTTGCTCTTTATGCTTGCGGGAGTTCCTATTTTATATACGTTTCAAGTTTTTATTTATCCATGGGTGATGGAGGGGCAGAAGCTGTTCGCATCATTGGGCTGAGGATTATAAATATCCAACTTGCAAAAGGAGGTGAATTCGCAATGCGCAATATTTTAATGACCGTTATGCTGTTAGTTGTCGTTATTTTGCTTTTCAACGGCATTATTGCTAAGGATACGACTGGCACCAGCAGCCAAATCCAATCGCAAGGAGACGCTACCAATGAAAAAATCAGCAAGCTGCTGCAGTAGGGTTTATGGCCAGCGTTAGCGGCAAGGAGAGGGGGAAGGCGATGAGGAGCCTGCTGGCAGCCATTTTGCTGCTTGTGACGATCGTTATGATTTACTCTGGAGCTGCAGAAGGGGATCAAGGAATGAAAAAACAGCTCGAACGCTCCGGTGATGCCACAAGCAGCTATATAAGGACGATGAGCCCATGAAGAGCATTTTAGTATTTGTGCTGTTCTCAACGATTTTATGCTGGCTGATGTTCTCGCCTATTTATAAACATGTGCTGATTGTGCGCCAGGCTGTACTGCAGCAGGAGGTTGATTATTTGCTGGAAATCGGGGCGAGCGGCAAGTATGGCTACATCAGTCCAGAGATGCTTGAACAGTCGCGGCAGCGGCTGGCGAAGTTCGGAATGAAGCCGGAAGCGCTGATTTTTGAAGTAGGGTCCGATAATGGCGAGCAGGCAACGAATTCGGCTATGCCCTTGCTGCGAGGAACAGGATTGATCGTTCTGCTTAGCTATCCTTATGAGGGGCTGTTTCAATTGGATCGCTTAATCGGCGTGGAGCCGCCTCATGAGAATGGCAGGCTTCGCGCTACAGGCATCAAAATGAGCGAATATGTACCTTGAAAGAAGACAATTGCAGCCCTATTTGGGCGCATGTAAAGCTGAATAACCAAATAAGTGAACAGGCGATAGGGAGTTATGCTATGTATAAGCTGACGATCATTGTGCTGATGATGACAATCTGGCTCATGCTGCACGTTATGCAAACAGATGAGGAAATTGCGATGAAGACGCTTTTCCAGGGCAAGCATGCGTTAAACCGCGCCGTTCATGCGGCTGCGCAGCAGATCGATAAAACTGCGCTAGGAGACGGTGTCGTCCGCATAGATCCAGTGGCAGCCGAAGCGGCAGCAAGCCGTTATTTACAAGGCAATCTGCAGCTTGATGCAGCAGGGCAGCCGCTCGGCAGCTCCTTCCTGCACGATCCGGTTAAAGTTTTAGCTTTCGAGGTTATTAACGGGGAGCATACTTTTCCTTATCAATACGTAAATTCGCAATACAGCTATGAAGCTACGCTGCGCCGACCAGGTGTTGTCATGATCATTAAGGTTATGAACCCAAGGGTGTTCACAGCGCTTGAGCCAATTGAATGGACGATTAAAAGCGTATCCGAGCTGACTTTTGATTTTTGAACATATAAAGGGAGAGGTTGATCATAAAACTGCTTGCGGCAGTTGCCTTGCAGTTGACTGCCATTTGTAAAATTGTTCTAATGAAGGGGAGGGATAAATGATTTTGGGAGTTGAGCACAACGATGGATAAGACGACGATAACGAGAGACATACCGGATGACTTGGTTCAGGAGCGCATAAGCAAGCTTCAGTTGGAGATGGGCAAGAAGGCGATTGACGGCATGCTGCTCACGCAAAATATAGATTTGTATTATTACACAGGCTCGATGCAAAATGGTTACGCTTTTGTTCCTGCCGAAGGCGCGCCCGTGTTTTTCGTCAAACGCAGTCTGGAGCGTGCAAGACTGGAAACGCTGGTTGCTGTGGAGCCATTAGGCTCATTCCGACAATTCGGCCAAACGCTTGCGGAGCGTTTTCCGCAATTGTTTAAGGCAGGAGCTTCTGCTACTGTGGCTGTAGATCTTGATGTGCTTCCAGCACAAACGTATTTAAAGCTTAACCAGCTGCTGCAATCGGCAGGTGCAGGCGAACTAGTTGATGGTTCTGCCCTTATCAGAGGACAGCGGATGATTAAATCGCCTTGGGAAATCAAGCGAATTGAAGCAGCGGCGCAGGCTGTGGATGAGGCGTTAGGCGAAGCTTTGAATGTGTTGAAAGAGGGCATTACAGAGCTAGCCTGGATAGCCAGAGTGGAATATGAGCTTCGGCTCCGCGGGCATATCGGCTTGATGCGCATGCGCGGCTACAATCAGGAGGTAGCGACAGGGATGGTGACGTCAGGAGCTGCCGCAGCGGTACCTACTTATTTTGACGGTCCGGCAGGCGGACTTGGTTTAGGGGCTGCTTCTCCGCAAAGCGTCAGCCGCAAAGTTATCGGACGCAATGAACCGATACTCATTGATGTGGGCTGCTGTATTGACGGCTACATTATTGATCAGACGCGTACTGCGGTTATTGGAGAGCTTACAGAGCAGCTTGCTCATGCTTACCGAACTTCGGAGGAAATGATGCGCGCAGCGGAAAAAGGGATGGTTACCGGGACGCTATGCTCAGGACTTTATCTCGCTTCGCTTGATCAAGCGGCCGCTGCGGGGCTTTCTGCGCATTATATGGGGTATGGCCTTGATCAAGCAAAGTTTCTTGGACATGGAATTGGCCTTGAAATAGATGAATGGCCTGTACTGGCCCGCGGCTTCGATCTGCCGCTCGCTCCCGGGATGGTGCTTGCAGTTGAGCCGAAATTTACTTTTCCCGGCCAGGGAGTTGTTGGGGTAGAGAACAGCTATGTCATTACAGATGGAGCTCCTCGCCAGCTTACACGAACGAAAGAGCAGCTAATTGTATTGCCATAGGGGGACTAGAAATGAATCGGGCTTTAACGCAGAGGGTCGATAAGGATTACGTAAAATTAATCCGAATTGAGGCGGCAATTGCAGCGGCAATTGGTTTCTTAATTGTATTTGGTTATGGGATATTGGCTCTATCGAAAGAGTGGACGCTTATTCCGTTATGGATCGGACTTGGGGCCGTTGCGGTTTATAGCGTGTTGGATATTTGGGTAGTGCCAAGCATTCGCTACCGCCGATTCCAATACGAATTGTTTGCGGAAGAGCTTGAGCTGCAATACGGGCTAATCATTATTAAAAATGTGCTCGTTCCCATGGTTCGTGTCCAGCATGTAGAGCTTGAAAGCGGACCGCTTATGCGAAAGTTTAAGCTGGCGAGCGTAGCAGTTGTAACGGCAGCCACGATTCATCGCATTAAGGGGCTCAAATTGGAGAAAGCCGAGGAGCTGAAACGCAAAATCGGACAGCTTGCGAAAGTGGATGATCAGCATGAATAATCCACGAAGACTGCACAAAGTATTTATTATTTTTACGCTGTTCCAGTTTGTTAAAGGACTATTGCCGCTTATTATTATAACTCTGCTTAGAAAATCGGGATTTCTTGGGCTGGAGTGGTATTGGTATGCAGGAGCTGTGGGGTTGATTTTTCTTGCTTTGTTTTTTGGCTTTCTAGAATGGCGAACCTTCACCTATACACCGGAAGCAGATCGCATCGTCATTCGAAAAGGCGTATTATTCAAGGATGAGAAGACTATTTATTATGGACGCATACACTCGGTCAATGTGGAGCAGCCGTTCTTGCAGAGGATACTTGGTGTAGCGGAGCTCAAAATTGAAACGCCGGGTGGTGGGAAGAAAGCAGATGGCATATTGCCAGCGCTCACTGTACGCGATGCAGAGCAGCTTCGCCAGCAACTGCTGACCCATCAGCACGAAACGGTATTAAGGGCCGCTCATCAGGCAGGCGATAGCAATCGCGTGATCAGGCTGGATAAAGATGCCGATACCTCAATGCATGGAGCCAGTGCAGTACCGATAGATGGTGCCCATGGCATTTCAGCCAGCAGCGAGTTTAGCGGCTTGAACCATAGCGCGAACGGCCTCTCTGAACTAGAAACAGGAGCAAGGCAAACTTTTAACGATCAAGACAGCGCATATTTTCGCCTGACAAACGGACAGCTGCTGCTGGCAGCAGCCACTTCTATGAATTTAGGTCTTGCGCTTGCCTTTATTGCGGGTATTTATTCTTTTGCTGATGATTTTCTGGAGAAATTTGCTCCAATGCGAATATTTGAAAGGCTGTATGCGGAATCGAAAAGCCTGGTGCCCGGCTATGTCGTCATCGGCATTGCTGTCGCCGCAATTTGCGCATTGGCAGCGGCTTGGGCACTATCCATCATTTTGTACATTATTAAATACAGCGGATTCGCTGTTCATCGCGAAGGTAAGCGAATATCGGTATCATACGGCATGCTGGACAAAAAAGCCTATCTATTTGATCCGAACAAGGTACAATCCGTCCTCATTGAGGAGGGGATTTTCCGGCAAATGATAGGTTATGCCCAAATTAAGCTTCAAGTTGTCTCGTCTGACAAAAACGAACAGCTCATGCTTCATCCTTTTGTGCCAGTAAGGGAGCTGGCCCATGTGATTAGCCATTTTGTGCCTCAGATGAAGCTAATGGAGGTAGATGCCCACGCCCCTAAGCGGGCATTGCTTTATTACATGCGCATCGAGCTTGCTGTCGCTCTTCTCCTCTGCGGTGCCGCATTCGGATTCTGGGGTACAGCCGCCCTGTGGTCGCTGATGCTTATTCCGATTGTTTACTTATGGAGACGGGCTTGCCATAAAGCTGCTGGAGTAAGACTGGAAAACGGTCAATTAACACTGCGCCGGCGTAATTTTGCAAGAATCACCTACCTGGTACGCCGGCCGCAAATTGTCGCCATGAGGGTGAAACGCAGCTGGGGGCAGCAGCGAAAAGGTTTAGTATCTTTAGGCGTGCGTACGATGGGAAATGCGAGTGATTACACTGTAGCTGTTCTTGACCATAACGATGTAGAGCCCATATGGAACTGGTTCAGCAGGGAGCAACGGAAATAATGTGGTGGAAATTAAGCCTATCCTGGCAATGCTTCTGGCTTAATATGTTCGCTCAGGCTCGCTGTCCTTTTTTATAAAACATGCAATAGACAGGCAAATGACCAATTTGTAATTCCTGGCTTAATGCAAAGGCAAACCGGCGATATAAATTTACATTATCGTCGTTTTCTGTGTCCAAAGCTACGCCATGCGAATAATCGTCCGCGAGCGCTGTTTCTAATACATGCAGCAGCAGAGCTTTGCCAATTCCTGTACCTTGAGCATCGGGCTTTACGCCAATCATAATAAGGTAGTGATGCGGCAGGGCAGGTGCAGCGGTGCGGGTGACTCGCATATAGGCATTAAGCTGGCCCAGCGATTTACGGGATATACGCGTTAATAAAGGAAGCAGCCTTCCTAAGAGCAGCAATCCGCCATTTATTTGTTGAAGCTTGCTTTTGTGCGGCGTCTCAATGACGTATGCGCCAAGCAAGCTTTCTTTTTTGTATATCCCCCATATTTCTTCATTTAGAAGGAAGGTTTTATCAAATATAAAAGACAAGAAGGCCTGTGTGCTTTTTCTTGCTCGATTATCGAGCTTTGGATCACCAAAAATATAGATAAATAATGGGTCTTTTGCAAAGGCGCTGCCCATGACAGAAAGGAAGGACTTTTTATCTGACTTGGCAAGCCTGACAACATGGTAAGAATGGCTCATAATTAGCTATCCGAATGCTGTAAGGCTTTGCCATAATGGTCGACAGCGAAGCTAAACAGCACCTTCAGCATGAATAGCAAAAAAATAATGAGCATATAGGGCTCCAAGTGTGGCAGCATAGGCATAACGCCCATTCCTATAGATAAAAGCAGGCCTGCAACGAACAGCTGTGTATGCTTGCCAATCAGAGCATTTACTATGAATGCGCCTACGATTGTGTAGAGCCAAACGCTGACAGCATAAACGACTGCCGTGTCCAGCAACAGCGAAACTGCCACAATATGAACATGGATGGCTATAAATACAGCTCGATTAATTTTCCGGCTTGCATAAAAATTGCTTGTTGAAGCGGTGAAATTAGCGAGACAGCCTGAAAAAATATCGAAAACCAACAATAAAGCCAAAACACTGCGCCAAAATGGCAAGCCTGCTGTAAGCTCAGGAAAACTTACATATAACGCAGCAGTCAACAAACCTCCGAACAGCAAAATGCTTAAAATCGCGATTAAGCTCTGTTTCTCACCCAATACATCATGCAGAAATGAAGGGATTTTTAATGGCTTCAAAGTCGCTCCTCCTAATTATGTAGCATTTATATTAAATCACTACAAAATTATTATAACTGCGAAAAGAATAATCTTCAATAGTTTTATATCCGTATTATTGATTTACTCTAAAACTTCCCCTAAACTAAATAATGAGGTGGAGAAGATGAACGGCTTCGAACGAAGGAAACAGCAAAAACTTGAGCAAATATATAGCGCAGCTTTCCAACTTTTTTTTAATTTTGGCTTCCAGAAGGTTAGCGTGAATGAAATTGCAGATAAGGCGAAAGTCTCGCCAGCAACAATTTATAATTATTTTAAAACCAAAGAGCAGCTCTATTTCGATATGCTTATGGACTGGATGGATAAGCAGTTGGAGCAATATGAGGGAATTCTGGGTTCAGATAGTCCTTTCCCTGAGAAGACGAAAGAAATAATGTTATGCGAGGCCAAAAATTTAAAGTTGCTATCCGAAGATTCCCATCAGGCGGCATTTTCTGGGCAAGCTGAATTCGTAAGCTTAATGGACCGGTATAATGAACGGAAGGTCGTGCCTTTTTTTAAGCGTTTTGTTGCGATGGGCAAGCAGGAGGGCTATATTCATTCTGATATTAGCGAAGAGATGATGATGCTTTATTTTACAATGTTTAAAAATGAGCTCAGCCGGCATTGGGAAGCCCCGGATCAAGTAGGTGGAAACATGCTGAGCCTGGAGCAGCTCGTGGAATTTTTTTTCTACGGACTATCCAGACAAGGGCGAACACCATAATTTGAATCACAGCGAGTGACGCTTCTTCACTTAATGTTTTTGTTGGCTCGCAGCTGGCAAGGGGACACTTTCAATCCCTATTGGACACCGCTACTATTTTTTAGTAGGATAATAGTTATAGGTTAGCGTCCGATAGACAGGAGTGAAGACGATGCTTAGTTTGGGAGCTAAGGTAATTATTATATCTGATCATTTTGAGCAAAATCTTCCCATAGGGGAATATGGTTATATAATTGCTTACGATCGCAATGCCGACAACGTATTTGACTACGTGGTGCGCGTTCCGGCCGCCAATCGCAATTTTTTGCTGCCGGATGAAGATGTGGAGCTTGAGGATGTGTTGCTTCAAGAAGAGGTTGACCGCATCGAACGCGAATCGCTGATCGACTTTGCGCTGGCTACTCATAATGAAGAGCTGTTTATGCGCATAATGAGAGGCGAGGAGGCTGCCCCGGAAGCGGAGCCAGCTGCTGCTGAAGGCCAAAGCCAGAAGGATTTTATAAGGCAGGTTAATTTGAAAGCTTGGATTTAATAAGCTTCTGCGAGATGACCCTTCCGCCAGGTGCGGGGGGGTCATCTGCTGTTAATGGGCATGGCAGAACTAAAGCGTGCTAGCCCTCGTTTGTGCACTTTGTCAAAATGTGATTCTAGGCTATAATAGAAAGAATGATTGCAGGCTTAAGAAGGGGGAGGAACATTCATGAGCATTACGATTAAAGATGTCGAGCATGTTGCGAATTTAGCTCGCCTTGAGCTGTCTGACGAGGAGAAGGATAAATTCACCGAGCAGCTTAATGCGATTTTAAAATATGCGGAAAAGCTGAACTCGCTTGATACGGAAAACGTCGAGCCGACCAGCCATGTGCTGCCGATTACGAATGTGACGCGCGAAGATGTAACGCATGAATCGCTGCCGATTGAGAAGGTGCTGCTCAACGCGCCTGATGAAGAAGACGGCCAGATTAAAGTACCAGCTGTATTGGAATAGTCCGCATGATCTAGCGCGATAGCCATAAATGCTTGCCGCGCTTTTATATTGAAGGGAGGAACATGTTTTGTCACTGTTTGATTTGCGTCTTCAGGATGTACATAACAAGCTGAGCCAAAAGGAGCTTTCCGTCACTGAACTGGTTGATGAATCCTTTGCTCGTATTAAAGCAACAGAAGCTTCCATTCAAGCGTTCCTTACGCTAAATGAAGAGGGAGCACGCCTGCATGCAGCGGAGCTGGACAAGCAGCTTCAAGCAGGAGCTGAACGCGGCTTGCTTTTCGGCCTTCCGGCTGGAATTAAAGATAATATCGTTACCGAAGGCTTGCGCACAACATGTGCCAGCCAGTTTCTAGACAACTACAATCCGATTTATGATGGAACGGTTGTCAGCAAGCTGAAATCGGCGCAATCCGTCACGATCGGCAAGCTGAACATGGATGAGTTCGCGATGGGCGGCTCGAATGAAAATTCCAGCTATTATCCGACGCGCAATCCATGGAATACGGAATATGTACCAGGCGGCTCCAGCGGTGCTTCCGCAGCTTCCGTTGCGGCAGGCCAAGTCTATT from the Paenibacillus sp. BIHB 4019 genome contains:
- a CDS encoding TetR/AcrR family transcriptional regulator → MNGFERRKQQKLEQIYSAAFQLFFNFGFQKVSVNEIADKAKVSPATIYNYFKTKEQLYFDMLMDWMDKQLEQYEGILGSDSPFPEKTKEIMLCEAKNLKLLSEDSHQAAFSGQAEFVSLMDRYNERKVVPFFKRFVAMGKQEGYIHSDISEEMMMLYFTMFKNELSRHWEAPDQVGGNMLSLEQLVEFFFYGLSRQGRTP
- the gatC gene encoding Asp-tRNA(Asn)/Glu-tRNA(Gln) amidotransferase subunit GatC, yielding MSITIKDVEHVANLARLELSDEEKDKFTEQLNAILKYAEKLNSLDTENVEPTSHVLPITNVTREDVTHESLPIEKVLLNAPDEEDGQIKVPAVLE
- a CDS encoding ATPase, which gives rise to MLSLGAKVIIISDHFEQNLPIGEYGYIIAYDRNADNVFDYVVRVPAANRNFLLPDEDVELEDVLLQEEVDRIERESLIDFALATHNEELFMRIMRGEEAAPEAEPAAAEGQSQKDFIRQVNLKAWI
- a CDS encoding GNAT family N-acetyltransferase; this translates as MSHSYHVVRLAKSDKKSFLSVMGSAFAKDPLFIYIFGDPKLDNRARKSTQAFLSFIFDKTFLLNEEIWGIYKKESLLGAYVIETPHKSKLQQINGGLLLLGRLLPLLTRISRKSLGQLNAYMRVTRTAAPALPHHYLIMIGVKPDAQGTGIGKALLLHVLETALADDYSHGVALDTENDDNVNLYRRFAFALSQELQIGHLPVYCMFYKKGQRA